A genomic region of Aspergillus oryzae RIB40 DNA, chromosome 1 contains the following coding sequences:
- a CDS encoding uncharacterized protein (predicted protein) — translation MNPSQEPLWQWPNSPTAPNPEEDQRFENAHQHDDSDAPPPESSQKHYPPRVCRICLETVLPTFHPPSDNIPGFLQPKARVVYESSDAELGRLLRPCKCKGSSRYVHEGCLQSWRHADPGYSKRNFWHCPTCGFQYRLERLTWARWISSTSAQLGLTLLILMFTVFMLGFVADPIINLYINPMETIIYSEFWDPSTVSSVLPTEKQASWITHFVKGLASLGFLSFIKAIVAMSPWQWWHVRPSGLVSSGRTTGRSRVASITWVVILVGVCSFLWAVYKGVRSWSRRALEKAGERVMDVPLPDDEEEDENDPSSEKSEQRKKEE, via the exons ATGAACCCGAGCCAGGAGCCACTCTGGCAGTGGCCAAATTCTCCCACGGCTCCCAATCCTGAGGAAGACCAAAGGTTTGAAAATGCTCACCAACATGATGATTCGGATGCCCCTCCGCCGGAGTCTTCCCAGAAGCACTACCCACCTCGTGTATGTCGCATCTGTCTGGAAACAGTTCTGCCTACCTTCCATCCTCCTTCCGATAACATCCCTGGTTTTCTCCAACCTAAAGCACGGGTGGTCTATGAGTCTTCTGATGCGGAGCTCGGCCGACTTCTACGTCCCTGCAAGTGCAAAGGATCTTCACGATATGTCCACGAGGGTTGTCTCCAATCATGGCGACATGCGGACCCGGGCTATAGCAAGAGAAATTTTTGGCATTGCCCAACTTGTGGCTTTCAATATCGGCTAGAACGTCTCACATGGGCGCGTTGGATCAGTAGTACTTCCGCGCAGCTAGGATTGActttgttgatattgatgttCACTGTTTTTATGCTTGGTTTTGTTGCTGACCCAATAATTAACCTGTACATCAACCCTATGGAAACCATCATCTACTCTGAATTTTGGGATCCCAGTACCGTGTCTAGCGTCTTGCCGACTGAGAAGCAGGCTTCATGGATTACACACTTTGTGAAAGGTTTGGCATCGTTAGGCTTTCTGTCATTCATCAAAGCTATAGTCGCCATGTCACCCTGGCAGTGGTGGCATGTTCGTCCAAGTGGCTTGGTCAGTAGTGGCAGGACCACAGGCAGAAGCCGAGTAGCGTCAATCACTTGGGTTGTCATCCTGGTTGGCGTTTGCAGTTTCCTTTGG GCCGTCTACAAAGGGGTAAGAAGCTGGAGCCGAAGAGCCCTGGAAAAAGCCGGGGAGCGTGTCATGGATGTCCCATTGCctgacgatgaggaggaagacgaaaaTGATCCGTCTTCGGAAAAGTCCGAGCAACGTAAAAAAGAGGAATAA
- a CDS encoding amidohydrolase family protein (predicted metal-dependent hydrolase of the TIM-barrel fold): MLGKIALEEAFALPRFEEKTRWWASLFSTDAETHVKEITDINKIRIEHADKHGVGYQILSYTAPGVQDIWDPVEAQALAVEINDYIAEQVRVNPDRFGAFATLSMHNPKEAADELRRCVEKYGFKGALVNDTQRAGPDGDDMIFYDNADWDIFWQTCTELDVPFYMHPRNPTGTIYEKLWADRKWLVGPPLSFAHGVSLHVLGMVTNGVFDRHPKLQIIMGHLGEHVPFDMWRINHWFEDRKKLLGLAETCKKTIRDYFAENIWITTSGHFSTTTLNFCMAEVGSDRILFSIDYPFETFSDACEWFDNAELNGTDRLKIGRENAKKLFKLDSYKDSSA, translated from the exons ATGCTCGGTAAGATCGCTCTCGAGGAAGCCTTCGCGCTTCCCCGCTTCGAAGAAAAGACCCGCTGGTGGGCAAGTCTCTTCTCCACGGACGCCGAAACCCACGTCAAAGAAATCACCGACATCAACAAGATCCGTATCGAGCACGCAGACAAGCACGGTGTCGGCTACCAAATCCTCTCATACACAGCACCCGGTGTACAAGACATCTGGGACCCCGTAGAAGCGCAAGCGCTCGCCGTCGAGATCAATGACTACATCGCCGAACAGGTGCGCGTGAACCCCGACCGATTCGGCGCTTTCGC CACACTATCAATGCACAACCCCAAAGAAGCAGCCGACGAACTCCGCCGCTGCGTCGAGAAATACGGCTTTAAAGGCGCCCTAGTAAACGATACCCAACGCGCTGGCCCAGACGGCGACGACATGATCTTCTACGACAACGCAGACTGGGATATCTTCTGGCAAACCTGCACAGAGCTCGACGTCCCCTTCTACATGCACCCCCGGAACCCCACAGGCACAATCTACGAGAAGCTCTGGGCTGACCGCAAATGGCTCGTGGGTCCACCTCTTAGCTTCGCGCATGGCGTCAGTCTACACGTGCTCGGAATGGTCACAAATGGTGTCTTCGACCGTCATCCCAAGCTGCAGATTATTATGGGCCATTTGGGTGAACATGTTCCGTTTGATATGTGGCGGATTAACCACTGGTTCGAGGATcggaagaagctgctgggTCTTGCGGAGACGTGTAAGAAGACGATTCGGGATTATTTTGCGGAGAATATTTGGATTACTACTTCTGGGCACTTTTCGACGACGACGCTGAACTTCTGTATGGCAGAGGTTGGGTCGGATCGGATTTTGTTCTCGATTGATTATCCGTTTGAGACTTTCTCGGATGCTTGTGAGTGGTTCGATAATGCGGAGCTTAATGGGACGGATCGGTTGAAGAttggaagggaaaatgcGAAGAAGTTGTTTAAGCTTGATTCTTACAAGGATAGTTCAGCTTAG
- a CDS encoding GMC family oxidoreductase (choline dehydrogenase and related flavoproteins), producing MLFSLAFLSALSLATASPAGRAKNTTTYDYIVVGGGTSGLVVANRLSENPDVSVLLLEAGASVFNNPDVTNANGYGLAFGSAIDWQYQSINQSYAGGKQQVLRAGKALGGTSTINGMAYTRAEDVQIDVWQKLGNEGWTWKDLLPYYLKSENLTAPTSSQVAAGAAYNPAVNGKEGPLKVGWSGSLASGNLSVALNRTFQAMEDVNGGKMRGFNIYPSTLDVDLNVREDAARAYYFPYDDRKNLHLLENTTANRLFWKNGSAEEAIADGVEITSADGKVTRVHAKKEVIISAGALRSPLILELSGVGNPTILKKNNITPRVDLPTVGENLQDQFNNGMAGEGYGVLAGASTVTYPSISDVFGNETDSIVASLRSQLSDYAAATVKVSNGHMKQEDLERLYQLQFDLIVKDKVPIAEILFHPGGGNAVSSEFWGLLPFARGNIHISSNDPTAPAAINPNYFMFEWDGKSQAGIAKYIRKILRSAPLNKLIAKETKPGLSEIPATAADEKWVEWLKANYRSNFHPVGTAAMMPRSIGGVVDNRLRVYGTSNVRVVDASVLPFQVCGHLVSTLYAVAERASDLIKEDAKSA from the exons ATGCTCTTCTCACTGGCATTCCTGAGTGCCCTGTCGCTGGCCACGGCATCACCGGCTGGACGGGCCAAGAACACTACGACATACGACTACATCGTTGTGGGAGGCGGCACAAGTGGTCTTGTGGTCGCAAATCGCCTTTCTGAGAACCCCGATGTCTCCGTTCTTCTGCTTGAGGCCGGTGCTTCTGTGTTCAACAACCCGGACGTAACCAACGCTAACGGTTATGGATTGGCCTTTGGCTCGGCCATCGACTGGCAGTACCAGTCTATTAACCAAAGCTATGCAGGAGGTAAACAGCAAGTTCTGCGTGCTGGTAAGGCCCTTGGAGGAACCAGTACAATCAATG GAATGGCCTATACCCGCGCAGAGGATGTCCAGATTGACGTTTGGCAGAAACTTGGAAACGAAGGTTGGACGTGGAAAGATCTCCTACCATACTACCTGAAGAGTGAAAACTTGACGGCCCCTACCAGCTCTCAGGTTGCTGCTGGCGCTGCTTATAACCCTGCCgtgaatggaaaagaaggtCCTCTCAAGGTCGGCTGGTCGGGAAGCCTGGCCTCCGGTAATCTGTCAGTTGCTCTGAACCGTACGTTCCAAGCCAtggaggatgtcaatggaGGCAAGATGCGTggcttcaacatctaccCATCCACCCTCGACGTTGACCTCAATGTCCGCGAAGATGCAGCCCGGGCATACTACTTCCCTTATGATGACAGGAAGAACCTTCACCTGCTGGAGAACACCACTGCCAACCGCCTTTTCTGGAAGAACGGCTCTGCTGAGGAAGCTATTGCGGATGGTGTCGAGATCACCTCCGCTGATGGCAAGGTCACTCGTGTGCATGCAAAGAAAGAGGTCATCATCTCTGCTGGTGCCCTGCGGTCTCCTCTCATTCTCGAGCTTTCAGGAGTTGGAAACCCAAC CATCCTCAAAAAGAACAACATAACCCCACGTGTCGATCTCCCCACCGTTGGGGAGAACCTCCAAGACCAGTTCAACAACGGCATGGCTGGCGAAGGATACGGCGTCCTTGCCGGTGCCTCAACCGTGACCTACCCTTCCATCTCCGACGTCTTCGGTAACGAGACTGACTCTATCGTTGCATCTCTCCGATCTCAACTCTCCGACTACGCCGCCGCGACCGTCAAGGTCAGCAACGGCCACATGAAGCAGGAGGACCTTGAGCGCCTCTACCAGCTCCAATTTGACCTCAtcgtcaaggacaaggtcCCTATCGCCGAGATCCTCTTCCACCCCGGTGGTGGAAACGCCGTGTCCTCCGAATTCTGGGGCTTGCTTCCCTTCGCCCGTGGCAACATCCACATTAGCTCCAATGACCCGACTGCTCCCGCCGCCATCAACCCTAACTACTTTATGTTCGAATGGGACGGCAAGAGCCAGGCCGGTATCGCCAAGTACATCAGGAAGATTCTCCGCAGCGCACCATTGAACAAACTTATTGCGAAGGAAACCAAGCCCGGTCTCTCTGAGATTCCGGCCACTGCTGCGGATGAGAAGTGGGTTGAATGGCTCAAGGCTAACT ATCGTTCCAACTTCCACCCCGTCGGAACTGCTGCCATGATGCCTCGTTCCATTGGTGGCGTTGTTGATAACCGTCTCCGGGTCTATGGTACCAGCAATGTTCGCGTCGTAGATGCGTCTGTCCTGCCCTTCCAGGTTTGCGGCCACTTGGTTAGCACGCTTTATGCCGTTGCCGAGCGCGCTTCCGACTTGATTAAGGAGGATGCGAAGAGTGCTTAG
- the pre8 gene encoding proteasome core particle subunit alpha 2 (20S proteasome, regulatory subunit alpha type PSMA2/PRE8), which produces MADRYSFSLTTFSPSGKLVQIEYALNAVNQGVTALGIKATNGIVLATEKKSSSPLIDPPSLSKVSLITPDIGMVYAGMGPDYRVLVDKARKVSHTGYKRIYNEYPPTRILVQDVARVVQEATQSGGVRPYGVSLLIAGWDEGVEPESEEAQKGDNEDEPKKATGKTGGILKGGPSLYQVDPSGSYYPWKATAIGKHATSAKTFLEKRYTEGLELEDAIHIALLTLKETIEGEMNGDTIEIGIVGPPADHLLGFEGVEGAQGPRFRKLTKEEIEDYLTNL; this is translated from the exons ATGGCGGACCGCTATTCGTTCTCTCTCACCACCTTCTCCCCAAG TGGAAAGCTGGTCCAAATTG AATATGCCCTGAACGCTGTCAACCAGGGCGTAACTGCGCTCGGAATTAAAG CAACAAATGGAATCGTCCTTGCTACTGAAAagaaatcatcttcaccgCTCATCGAccccccctctctttccaaAGTCTCCTTAATCACCCCCGACATTGGCATGGTGTACGCGGGAATGGGTCCAGACTACCGTGTACTGGTCGACAAGGCACGCAAAGTCTCCCATACTGGCTACAAGCGTATCTATAACGAATACCCCCCTACCCGTATATTAGTGCAAGATGTTGCGCGTGTCGTACAAGAAGCCACCCAGTCCGGTGGTGTTCGACCGTACGGTGTCAGTTTGTTGATTGCTGGTTGGGATGAGGGTGTCGAACCTGAGTCAGAGGAAGCGCAGAAGGGCGACAATGAAGACGAGCCTAAAAAGGCAACCGGCAAGACGGGCGGTATCTTGAAGGGTGGCCCGAGCTTGTATCAGGTCGACCCAAGTGGCAGTTATTACCCATGGAAGGCTACGGCTATTGGCAAGCATGCTACAAGTGCGAAGACATTCCTCGAGAAGCGTTACACTGAAGGTCTTGAACTCGAAGATGCTATCCACATTGCCCTTTTGACGTTGAAAGAGACCATTGAGGGTGAGATGAATGGTGACACAATAGAGATTG GTATCGTTGGCCCTCCCGCCGACCACCTACTGGGTTTTGAGGGCGTCGAAGGTGCCCAGGGGCCCAGATTCAGGAAATTGacgaaagaggaaattgaGGACTATCTTACCAATCTATGA
- a CDS encoding uncharacterized protein (predicted protein), translating into MERTLYIYLYPILCCSMTPTANLFNRFISVQIYHALIILSIELLPTTLWISSIRSSPFTSYSSMIFDIMSPRVNITKKRRWSPRMEDQQKLANAKKNLSSLHTFTFNLMKNKTSPRIKYRDSRVEIPHFDSERITSMLGDATHTPLDLHEQFDSDEDQGRPLSSSSSNTSSRRSIHGSLNTPITPVTPLLVHSELEISSTEPFPDYYESCEQNTAVIDKDHEEAYNNAIGKVFEESVRMRELGAGTTPATISPLATHVGCPVTIDSYPRQDKSNISLTSHSALRSETTGRTQPSTAPTSVSRISPTTSVRADSDKGASMTSASQTRTTLEYTGAHLSRTSNATSTIYNDASVRDFAFGAAPPPTIAPPFMADGRPGIQARHIPSIQSSSTSNGWSERALGQPSPVASVSHTVPGTSDTRIRSDQNNQYYGLSFHSSQSTIAGSISGHNTGQVDFTSPQDSMSVSGSVCSSQTSKRTLSIDDMAMPDVLPTPNFQPPIGTGRPLPGATPRPAPNPRMQRRLHEAEERKLNILEEMKIILRADHMKDDIQRRFTAMTDIILRMEWILFRRDVKPDGTRTNEFLSAPIVAEVQELAIPMVQCLAWLDKKLACELSIANQVLHWVIQIAKDEDLDVYQRFRQMARVIVSDFLDIRNRQILQEEGFHIERDNLTRLLIAGWDVLNRAIETYNEIITINFDIKNRFIDPVMERLPRSYEIWEEEWDDHERQCETQRNMDLEKLWMEAEERACAEAQEQEVARAQARAMAEFRAQMQWPGQRQGYGQWHVDSRIPV; encoded by the exons ATGGAAAGGAcactctatatatacttgtaTCCTATCTTGTGTTGTTCGATGACTCCCACAGCCAACCTCTTCAATCGTTTCATATCAGTGCAAATTTACCACGCTTTGATTATCTTGAGTATCGAACTTCTCCCTACTACTCTCTGGATTTCATCTATCAGATCAAGCCCCTTTACCAGTTACTCTTCGATGATCTTTGACATTATGAGCCCTCgggtcaatatcaccaaGAAGCGTCGCTGGTCTCCTCGGATGGAGGACCAACAGAAACTGGCGAACGCTAAAAAGAATCTCTCTAGCCTTCATACTTTCACTTTTAATctcatgaagaacaagactTCGCCGAGAATCAAATACAGAGACTCTCGGGTTGAAATTCCACATTTTGACTCGGAGAGGATTACCTCCATGCTTGGAGACGCAACGCATACCCCATTGGATCTCCATGAGCAGTTCGACTCTGACGAAGATCAAGGTCGTCCTCTGAGCTCATCATCTAGCAACACAAGCTCTAGAAGAAGCATTCACGGCAGTCTCAACACCCCAATCACCCCTGTCACCCCGCTCCTTGTCCATTCTGAACTAGAAATCTCAAGCACCGAGCCATTTCCAGACTACTACGAGTCATGCGAGCAGAACACAGCGGTCATTGATAAGGACCACGAGGAGGCATATAATAACGCTATCGGAAAAGTGTTCGAAGAGTCCGTGCGAATGAGAGAGCTTGGGGCCGGTACCACTCCTGCTACGATCTCCCCTCTTGCAACTCACGTTGGCTGTCCTGTCACAATTGACAGTTATCCCAGACAGGACAAGTCCAATATTTCTCTCACATCACACTCAGCTCTCCGTAGTGAAACGACCGGTCGCACCCAACCCAGTACGGCACCGACCTCTGTCTCTCGAATCTCGCCTACCACATCTGTCCGTGCCGACTCCGACAAGGGCGCATCCATGACCTCTGCTTCTCAGACCCGGACCACCCTTGAATACACTGGCGCACATCTCAGCAGGACTTCTAATGCAACTTCCACCATATACAATGATGCTTCTGTTCGAGATTTTGCGTTTGGAGCAGCCCCCCCACCCACCATTGCGCCTCCATTTATGGCGGATGGGAGGCCTGGTATCCAAGCCAGACATATCCCTTCCATCCAATCATCTTCTACCAGTAATGGCTGGTCGGAAAGGGCTCTGGGCCAACCATCTCCGGTTGCATCTGTGTCGCATACCGTCCCAGGTACTTCAGATACCAGGATTCGTAGTGACCAGAACAACCAATACTATGGACTGAGCTTCCACTCATCTCAGTCTACCATTGCAGGGAGCATTAGCGGTCATAACACGGGTCAGGTTGATTTTACTTCACCGCAGGACTCCATGTCAGTCTCTGGAAGCGTTTGTAGCAGCCAGACGTCTAAGAGGACGCTCTCCATTGATGACATGGCTATGCCAGATGTGCTTCCCACCCCGAATTTTCAGCCACCTATCGGAACAGGAAGGCCTCTACCTGGCGCTACCCCGAGACCTGCTCCTAACCCACGGATGCAGCGTCGCCTTCATGAAGCCGAAGAGCGGAAActcaacatcctcgaagagatgaagatcatacTCCGCGCTGACCACATGAAGGATGACATTCAGAGACGCTTTACTGCCATGACCGACATTATCCTCCGCATGGAGTGGATTCTTTTCCGTCGTGATGTGAAGCCCGACGGCACTCGCACCAATGAATTTCTCTCTGCTCCCATTGTCGCTGAGGTCCAAGAATTGGCGATTCCGATGGTCCAATGCCTTGCCTGGCTTGACAAAAAGCTGGCATGTGAGCTTAGCATTGCGAACCAGGTCCTTCATTGGGTTATTCAAATCGCAAAAGATGAGGATCTCGATGTTTATCAGCGTTTTAGACAGATGGCTCGAGTTATCGTCAG CGATTTCCTCGATATCCGCAATCGACAGATTCTCCAAGAAGAGGGGTTTCATATCGAGCGTGACAATCTCACCCGCCTCTTAATCGCAGGCTGGGACGTTCTGAACCGCGCCATCGAGACCTACAACGAGATTATCACTATCAACTTCGATATTAAAAACCGCTTCATCGATCCAGTCATGGAGCGGCTGCCTCGTTCGTATGAGATctgggaggaagaatgggatgATCACGAGCGGCAGTGCGAAACCCAAAGGAATATGGATTTAGAGAAGCTTTGGATGGAGGCTGAGGAGAGGGCTTGTGCTGAGGCGCAGGAGCAGGAGGTTGCCCGTGCCCAGGCTCGTGCGATGGCTGAGTTCAGGGCTCAGATGCAGTGGCCTGGGCAGAGACAGGGCTATGGACAGTGGCACGTTGATTCTCGTATTCCAGTTTAG